Genomic window (Streptococcus porcinus):
TTGCACCATCTCAGAAAAGATCTGAATCAACTCTAAAGCTTCAGCCTTAGTCTTACCCTTAACAGCATCCGTCATCATACTTGAAGAAGCAATTGAAATAGTGCAACCATCTCCCATAAAAGCAATATCAGCAATCCGATCATCCTCAAACTTAACACTTAAAGAAATGACATCACCACAAGTTGGATTATTGAGCACTACTGCTTCTACGCCATCTATGCTACCTCTATGATGAGGATTTTTTGAATGATCAGAAACGACAGCCATATAAAGACTGCTGAGCTTAGAGAGTGCCATTAAAAAACTCCTTTGTTTTTAGAAGTGCTTCTACTAGACGATCACAATCCTCTTTTGAATTGTAAATATAAAAACTCGCTCTCACAGCAGATGAAATTCCCAAATACCTCAACAAAGGTTGAGCACAATGGTGACCCGCCCTAACAGCTATGCCTTCATAATCCAAAGCTGTTGCAACGTCGTGTGGATGTAGACCATCTAAGTTAAATGTAAAAACCGCAGTATGTGCTTCTGGCTGGTGCGGACCATATAAGGTCAGACCATCAATCGCAAGCAATTTCGGTAAGATATAATCAACAAGAGCTTGCGCATGTTGATGAACTTGATCCATCCCCAAGTCCTCAAGATAACGGATAGCTTGTCCAAGTCCAATGGCTCCAGAAATATTTGGAGTTCCTGCTTCAAACTTCCAAGGAAGCTCCTTCCAAGAAGCCTCTTGCTCATAGACAAAATCAATCATTTCCCCACCAAATTCTATTGGTTCCATTTGCTTAAGCACAGCTTCCTTACCATACAAAACGCCAATACCTGTTGGACCCATCATTTTATGGCCAGAAAAAACATAGAAGTCACAATCCAACTCTTGGACATCTACCGACATATGTGGAACAGCTTGGGCGCCATCAACAACCATATAAGCTCCATGTTCATGAGCTAAGGCGGTAATCTCTTTAATAGGAGTGATAGAACCTAGCACATTTGAAACATGTGCCAAACTGACAAATTTTGTTTTAGGCGATAATTTAGCTTGCAAGTCATCCCTATCAATTTCCCCATCTTTTAGATAGACATAAATCAATTCAGCTCCCGTCATATGACAAACTTCTTGCCAAGGAATCAGATTAGCATGATGTTCCATAACTGAAATAAGGACCTGGTCTCCTTCTTGGAGAATAGTCTTGGCAAATTGGGCTACCCAATTCAAACCAGTGGTCGTTCCTCTTGTAAAAAGCACTTCTTTGGTACTTTTTGCATTAATAAACTGTCTGACTAATTCACGACTTGCCTCATACTCTCGCGTTGCTCTTTCTGCCAATGTGTGGACACCACGATGAACATTGGCATTATCTTCATGGTAATACTGCATTAGACGATCTAAGACGATCTGTGGTTTTTGCGTAGTTGCTGCATTATCCAGATAGATTAAGTGTTCATCGTTAACCATTTGATTTAAAATGGGAAATACTTTCTTGATTTCAATACTATCTAACATACCAAACTCCTGCCTTAGACGCGTGATGCCAATTTTTGGTCAAGTACAGCAATGATGTTATCTCTCATTTCCTTGATAGGAATCTCCGTAATAACAGCTCCTAAGAATCCACGAATAACCAGCCGTTCAGCTGTATCTTTATCTAAACCACGGCTCATTAAATAATACATATCTTCCGGATCAACTTGTCCAATCGAGGCTGCATGCCCTGCTGTAACTTCATTTTCATCAATTAATAAAATAGGGTTAGCATCACTTCTTGCTTTATCGGAAAGCATCAAAACACGGCTTTCCTGCTGGGCATCAGCACCCTTAGCTCCCTTGATGATATGCCCAATACCATTAAAGGTTAGCGTTCCTCTTTCCAAAATAACACCGTGTTGTAAAATATGGCCGACAGAATTTTTACCATAATTGGTTACGCGTGTATCGATTCCTTGAATTTGGCGACCACTTGAAGCAGCAACAACTTTCAAATCAGCCTGACTACCATCTCCAAGTAAATCACTGTCAAAATCAGCAATAACATTTCCTTCATTCATAATGCTTAGTGACCAATCAATAGTCGCATTATCAGCTAGACGGCCTCGCCTACTAATATAAGTTGTCACCGATTTTCCTAACCGATCGATTGCTGAAAATTTGATTCTGCTCCCCGCTTGTGCAATAACCTCAACACTAATATTAGCACTTGCTTTAGCTGAATCTTGGCCATAGCTTTCAAACCTTTCCAAGTAAGAAAACTGGCTTTCTCTACCTGCAATAATCAAAACATGTTTATTAAATGGCACTTCACTGTCACTATCTTGTAAAAAAATTGCTTCAAGTGGCTGCTCAATTTCAACAAAATCCGGGACATACAAGACCGCTGCACTATTAAAATAAGCCGTATGGTAAGCACTTAGCTTATCTTGATTATCCTCAATAGCAGTTCCAAAATAAGTATGGATAATATCAGGAATTTCTTCTAAAGCAGAATAAAAATCAGTAAAAATGACACCTTGCTCATGAAGTTCCATTGGTAACTGTTCCATCACTGTGCGTGTCCCATTTTGTACTAAGGTAGGGTTATCACCAATAGCTATAAAATCCGGAACCTTCGCTTCAAACGGACTATCCTCTATATGACCATCTCCCAAATTCCAGCGATGAAACTTGACCCGTTCAATTATTGGTAATTCTAGATGATCAATAAGGTGAAATGCTTTTTGACGTCGTTCTTGTAACCATGCTGGCTCTGCTTTTTCTTGAGAAAAAGCCATAATAGTTTCTAAAGTCATAATGATGTTTCCTCTTTCTCTAATATTGATAAGACAAGGCTGCGAAACAAAAAACGTCTGCACAGCAAAAGCCAAGACTTTTAAGATTCATCATTAAACTTCTTCTTTATAGTCAATGCCTAGTTCTTCTGCAATGCCAGCATAGCCTTCTTTTTCAAGTCTAGCTACCAAAGCAGCATCTCCAGAAAGAACAATTCGGCCATCCATCATGACATGAACTAAATCCGGTGTAATATAATTTAAAAGACGTTGATAGTGAGTGATAATCATTGCACCAAAATCTTTTTGCCGCATTTCATTAACTCCTTTTGATACAACTTTTAAAGCGTCAATATCCAAACCAGAATCAATTTCATCCAAAAGGGCAAATTTAGGTTCCAGCATTAACAGTTGAAGGATTTCATTTCGTTTTTTTTCACCACCTGAAAACCCCTCATTTAGGTACCGTTCAGCCATCTCCTCTTTCATACCTAACAATTCCATTTTTTGATCCAACTTAGTAATGAAATCACGAACCGAAATTTTTTGATCATCGTCTTTTCCAGCATTCATAGCAGCCCGCATAAACTCGGCATTTGTAATTCCTGGAATTTCAGATGGGTATTGCATTGCTAAAAACAAGCCCATCCGTGCTCTTTCATCAACTTCTAACTCTAGAATATTAACCCCATCAAAAAGGACTTCGCCTTCGGTTACTTCATAGTTGGGATTTCCCATGATAGCAGCGGACAGAGTTGATTTCCCTGTTCCATTTGGTCCCATAATAGCAGCAATTTCACCAGTTTTGAGGGTCAAATTTACGCCTTTTAGAATCTCTTTATCTTCGATTGAAACGTGTAGATTTTTAATTTCTAACACAGACATTGCATACCTCTTTTTCTATTTCTTATCCGTCAGTCAACAACTAACAGATTCAAGAATACTTTTTAATAATCAATTAAATTATAACAAAAAAAGGCGGTTAAGGCCTTCTTTGTGTTTGAAAGAGTCTAGTGCTTCTTCCACTTTTCCATTTGACGATGACGAAAGTCGCTATTTCCAATAAACTTTAAAAGTTTAAAGAGCGGTGTTCTTTTTTCTCCCCATATTTCCAAGCTTTCAATTAATACTTCTAAACCAAACAGAAGACCAAACATCAACAAGAGTCCCCCGATTCTACTTGAAACATTCAACAACAAGGAAATCAAAGAAAAGAGCATAGCAATACCATAAACCACTAATACAGCCCCACGATGGGTAAACCCCATCGACAGAAGGCGATGATGCAAGTGCATCTTATCTGGTTCATAAAACTTCTTACCTGATAAGCTTCTACGGATAATAGCTACCGCAGTATCCATGATAGGAACACCAAGTATAATAACTGGTGTCACAACCACAACGGCTGTTGCATTCTTAAGCCCTTGCAAGGACAAGACACCAATCATAAAACCAATAAAAAGAGCCCCTGTATCCCCCATATAGATAATAGCTGGATGATAATTATAAGGAAAAAATCCTGCAATCGAAGCAATCAAAATAAGAATTGTTACCGTCAAGAAAAAGTCAATTTGTGGTAAAAAGAAATAAGAAACAATAGCCATTGTTACTAGACTAATAATGGAAACGCCACTAACTAAGCCGTCTAAACCATCAATGAGATTAATAGCATTAGTAATAGAAACAATCCATAAGACCGTTAAAACAAAGGTTACAATAGGACCAAAATGCAAAAGTGGTCCACCAAAAGGAACTTTGAAACTATCAAATCTAAATTCTGTAAAAGCCCATATAATATAGGCTCCTAAAAAGATACCAAACATTTTCAGCTTGGGACTAATTTCAAAAAGATCATCGATATAACCTGTAGCTGTTACTATTAAAGCTCCCATAACAACCGGAAAGATATAGGAAAAGTAACTTTGCTTGTCAATTAAAACACTTTCAGATATCTTAGGCATCAGAATTAATGTCGTTACAAAAAAGGATATAAAGATTGCTAGTCCGCCACTACTAGGCATTGTAACTTTATTCACTCGTCTTGCATTTGGTTCATCAACAGTTCCTGTTTTAAATGCCAAAAAACGCACAATGGGAGTTAAAAACAAAGAAATTAACAAGGCTGCTATTAGGATTAATACATAATCAAATGTAAATGGAAACATAGTTTATCACACCAATTCAATCCTTTTCAACTGCTCTATTGCCTGATCTTCAATGAGTAAGGTTGCATGCTCTTGCAAATAAGCACGTGTTTTTGAACCAGGTAGTGCATGTTCAATTAACCTAGCATACATAATATTAGCAAAGTAGGCTGGCTGATTTTGAATATCAAGTAAGATTGTTAGATGGTAACGACTAGTTTCCTTGTAAAGCTCTGAAGCTTCAATTGGAAAGTTAACTATTTTAGAAAAACTGATGACTTCCTCTATAGTTAAAAAATCAAAAACATAATGAACGTAGTCCATTGGTTCAACAATCTGGGCAGATTCATCAGCCACTGTAGTTTGAGATTGGCTTGCCTCGACTGCTTCTTCTAACATTTCTTCAATTTTTTCCAATTTTTCATGGGCATTGACATCACCTTTTTCTATCATGTTTTTTTCAATTGTTTTAAAAAAATCTTCGGGTGTCATCTGAGAAACATCTCCTAAATCAGTTAAATCTTCAAAATCAATTTCTTTAGATAATTCTGACTTAGTAACAAAAACATCTAAACGATCTTTACGTGGGGTAACTCTAAAACTCAACATCCCACTATCTTTAAAGTTTTCAGGTAAATCCAACTCATCCATAACGGTATAGAAGAATTCTTCTGTTTTTTCCTGAGGAATCAAGAAATCTTTTAATTCCATTCCCCTTTCTTCTAAATCATCCATGCTGATCGTTATTTTTAGTGTTGTTTCA
Coding sequences:
- the sufU gene encoding Fe-S cluster assembly sulfur transfer protein SufU; this translates as MALSKLSSLYMAVVSDHSKNPHHRGSIDGVEAVVLNNPTCGDVISLSVKFEDDRIADIAFMGDGCTISIASSSMMTDAVKGKTKAEALELIQIFSEMVQGQENPKQKDLGEAELLASVAKFPQRIKCSTLAWHALEKAIRRSQADSE
- a CDS encoding cysteine desulfurase, with the protein product MLDSIEIKKVFPILNQMVNDEHLIYLDNAATTQKPQIVLDRLMQYYHEDNANVHRGVHTLAERATREYEASRELVRQFINAKSTKEVLFTRGTTTGLNWVAQFAKTILQEGDQVLISVMEHHANLIPWQEVCHMTGAELIYVYLKDGEIDRDDLQAKLSPKTKFVSLAHVSNVLGSITPIKEITALAHEHGAYMVVDGAQAVPHMSVDVQELDCDFYVFSGHKMMGPTGIGVLYGKEAVLKQMEPIEFGGEMIDFVYEQEASWKELPWKFEAGTPNISGAIGLGQAIRYLEDLGMDQVHQHAQALVDYILPKLLAIDGLTLYGPHQPEAHTAVFTFNLDGLHPHDVATALDYEGIAVRAGHHCAQPLLRYLGISSAVRASFYIYNSKEDCDRLVEALLKTKEFFNGTL
- the sufD gene encoding Fe-S cluster assembly protein SufD, whose amino-acid sequence is MTLETIMAFSQEKAEPAWLQERRQKAFHLIDHLELPIIERVKFHRWNLGDGHIEDSPFEAKVPDFIAIGDNPTLVQNGTRTVMEQLPMELHEQGVIFTDFYSALEEIPDIIHTYFGTAIEDNQDKLSAYHTAYFNSAAVLYVPDFVEIEQPLEAIFLQDSDSEVPFNKHVLIIAGRESQFSYLERFESYGQDSAKASANISVEVIAQAGSRIKFSAIDRLGKSVTTYISRRGRLADNATIDWSLSIMNEGNVIADFDSDLLGDGSQADLKVVAASSGRQIQGIDTRVTNYGKNSVGHILQHGVILERGTLTFNGIGHIIKGAKGADAQQESRVLMLSDKARSDANPILLIDENEVTAGHAASIGQVDPEDMYYLMSRGLDKDTAERLVIRGFLGAVITEIPIKEMRDNIIAVLDQKLASRV
- the mecA gene encoding adaptor protein MecA — translated: MEMKQISETTLKITISMDDLEERGMELKDFLIPQEKTEEFFYTVMDELDLPENFKDSGMLSFRVTPRKDRLDVFVTKSELSKEIDFEDLTDLGDVSQMTPEDFFKTIEKNMIEKGDVNAHEKLEKIEEMLEEAVEASQSQTTVADESAQIVEPMDYVHYVFDFLTIEEVISFSKIVNFPIEASELYKETSRYHLTILLDIQNQPAYFANIMYARLIEHALPGSKTRAYLQEHATLLIEDQAIEQLKRIELV
- a CDS encoding glycosyltransferase family 4 protein — translated: MFPFTFDYVLILIAALLISLFLTPIVRFLAFKTGTVDEPNARRVNKVTMPSSGGLAIFISFFVTTLILMPKISESVLIDKQSYFSYIFPVVMGALIVTATGYIDDLFEISPKLKMFGIFLGAYIIWAFTEFRFDSFKVPFGGPLLHFGPIVTFVLTVLWIVSITNAINLIDGLDGLVSGVSIISLVTMAIVSYFFLPQIDFFLTVTILILIASIAGFFPYNYHPAIIYMGDTGALFIGFMIGVLSLQGLKNATAVVVVTPVIILGVPIMDTAVAIIRRSLSGKKFYEPDKMHLHHRLLSMGFTHRGAVLVVYGIAMLFSLISLLLNVSSRIGGLLLMFGLLFGLEVLIESLEIWGEKRTPLFKLLKFIGNSDFRHRQMEKWKKH
- the sufC gene encoding Fe-S cluster assembly ATPase SufC, whose amino-acid sequence is MSVLEIKNLHVSIEDKEILKGVNLTLKTGEIAAIMGPNGTGKSTLSAAIMGNPNYEVTEGEVLFDGVNILELEVDERARMGLFLAMQYPSEIPGITNAEFMRAAMNAGKDDDQKISVRDFITKLDQKMELLGMKEEMAERYLNEGFSGGEKKRNEILQLLMLEPKFALLDEIDSGLDIDALKVVSKGVNEMRQKDFGAMIITHYQRLLNYITPDLVHVMMDGRIVLSGDAALVARLEKEGYAGIAEELGIDYKEEV